The Capsicum annuum cultivar UCD-10X-F1 chromosome 1, UCD10Xv1.1, whole genome shotgun sequence sequence AACTTTGCCAACTGGATTTTGGCAATCGGTGATGGAAACATTGGAAGCTCCATTGATGGAATTGAGACTATTCAAATCCCTGATGATCTTCTCATTAAGGATTGTGTCGATCCAATATTGGAAATTGTAAAGAGTATGTATCCTGACTTTTACAGTCATTCCAGGGACTTAGATTACCTCCAGCAAAGAGCAATTCTTGCTCCGACTCTAGACATGGTGGAGTCGATCAATGATTTCATGGTATCACTTAATCATAATTCTGAGAAGACATATCTGAGTTCTGATACAGTTTGTAGGTCTGATCATTCTTTTATGGCATTGGAGCATGTGCACACACCAGAATTTCTTAACAGTATCAAGTGTTCTGGAATTCCAAATCACTCTATCACATTAAAGATAGGTGTACCAATAATATTATTGAGAAACATAGATCAATCATCAGGGTTGTGTAAAGGGACGAGGCTGATCATCACAAGACTTAGAAATCGGGTTATAGAAGCTAAGGTTTTATCAGGCAAAATGGCGGGTGAAAAAGTATTTATCCCAAGAATGAGTTTGATACCATCTGATGCAAGAATACCTTTTAAGTTCCAGCAAAGACAATTTCCCATCATTGTCTCATTTTCCATGACCATCAATAAAAGTCAAGGCCAATCATTGTCTCATGTtggattattttttaagaaatcaatGTTTACACATGGTCAATTGTATATTGCTCTTTCACGAGTAACAAGTAGGAAGGGGTTAAAGATTTTAGCCTGCGATGATGAAGGAAAAATAacaaatgaagtcaaaaatataGTGTACAAAAAGGGTTTTCGTAATTTAGTTTGAgaaattaacaaataaattttCAGCTATCTATTGATCTTTTGTTTTCATCATATTGGGCAGTTTGCTAACAATTTTTAACAGGCTATTGAAAAGCACAAACCAATATGCAAAACATTCTATATTCAGCAAATACTTGAGCACCCTTTAAGGAATGACATAAACCCtagaaaatttcaacaaaaattcacatgCAAAACAGGCTAAATTCAACAACTACTTAAAGTGTGCTTTTCACATGTATTTTGAGAATAGCTCACATTGCGCGATTACTGaagtgaatgatttttttttcaatttaatcaATCCAATAAATTGATTACTGGATGTTATTATTAAGTTAAATATATTAATGCCAAGACAGTTCAACAAAATGAAACATACTGTCGTCTACAGAATCATGTACAGGaaccaaaaacacaaatatgtacaACCAAATAGTGTCTTTTTTGAAAGAATACTTCCATTTGGTAACTGTTTACAATAAGGTATTTTGTTTCATACAGtaagatattttcaaaaataatattttcaaattgagGGACCATTCtgagtataaaaataaaaaaaaatggacgACAGTCAAAGATGCAAGGTATTTGCACATTCCATTACCAAAATGTAAATTTGATCATTAAATTTGTTGTtgaaaataaatcaaattgaaGTGGCATCAATCAAATTGCCACCAATTAAACCAACAACAAGACAAACCTGATTGATATATGGCTCCATATGATGCAAAAGCTCATATCCCtataagatagaaataaaatttgagaaattgaAAACAAATAGGCTAGAATAGCTCCCATGTGTATGACATGCCTGTTTGAAATAACGAAGACGAGCATCCATTGTACCACTAACTGCTTCTAGTAATTCTAACCGTTTCTTTTCTTCAACATTAGAAATAGCGGTTGCCTGAATTTAGgactcaaaaggaaaaaaagaagtcaACATGCATTTGCTATTGTGGTAAAACTTTTTGAATTGAAGTCAAGGAGATCCCTTGAGATGCTCCAGTGCCACATTCACTCACCAAACTGAATTGAGCTTGCTCGAAAATTAATCTTGCATTATGGAGTTCCTAGCAGAGTTAAAATCATGTTAAGAAAGTTTTTTCATCGTCATTTATTTTCAAAGTAGGCATTTTTATGTGCAAATGTTTAAAAAAAGACTTCAGAATATCATAGGCAGTATGAATGCCTAGCTGTTAT is a genomic window containing:
- the LOC107859983 gene encoding ATP-dependent DNA helicase PIF1-like encodes the protein MATVDEDKGGLFFLYGHGGTGKTFIWKTLLSCIRSRGDIVLTVISSGIACLLLPGGRTSHSRFVIPLNPTEDATRNIKQGSPLANLIVKTKLIIWDEAPMMQRYYFEALDQTLKDILRFKNTSSLDKPFGGKTIVLGGDFRQILPVITKETSSIDGIETIQIPDDLLIKDCVDPILEIVKSMYPDFYSHSRDLDYLQQRAILAPTLDMVESINDFMVSLNHNSEKTYLSSDTVCRSDHSFMALEHVHTPEFLNSIKCSGIPNHSITLKIGVPIILLRNIDQSSGLCKGTRLIITRLRNRVIEAKVLSGKMAGEKVFIPRMSLIPSDARIPFKFQQRQFPIIVSFSMTINKSQGQSLSHVGLFFKKSMFTHGQLYIALSRVTSRKGLKILACDDEGKITNEVKNIVYKKGFRNLV